The Terriglobus roseus region AAGTCTGCGACCACGCAACCGGAGCAATCAAACCAATAGCGAACAACAAGGCGAAAGAAAGCCGACGAAAGCTCATAGATCTCGTTTCCTTCAAAGCGATTTCAGAAAAGGGGATGCAAAACAAAATGCAGACCCATCCTACTCGACTTCAAAGAACTGAAATCCCCAACAAACCAAAATCCTGTCAAGCCCCTCATCCGCACAACCCCAACAAACCAAAAGAAATAGAGTTGGCATGGTATTTCCTCGAACTCTCTAAAATAGAAATAGGCAATCAAGCCCGTCGTGTGACCAACTCGGGAGCGCTGCCAGTAACTCCTTTAGAAAGACGATTTTGCCCCTAACCCCAATGGGCAGACGATTTTACGGCCACCAGCGCCGTAAACCCAATCAATAGACGATTTTAGGAAAACAGGGGGAGGGGGGTACCTCCCGATGCAAACCGAAAAAGTTCGCATCTCGTTCAGCGCACGATATGCTGAAAACCGGAAGAACCAGTAGCTCAGCTGGATAGAGCATCTGCCTTCTAAGCAGAGGGTCGCAGGTTCGAGTCCTGCCTGGTTCACCACAGATTGCGTACAAGGAAGGGATCGCCAGAAGCGATCCCTTTTCCTTTACCTCTGCGGCTGTGGCTGAGGCTGATTTGTCGGTGGAGTTGTGGGTGCGGGCGGCGGTCCAGAGGTGGTCGGAACCGGAGGCTCCGGACTGGAATTCGGGTCGACGGGATCGGTTCCCGGCTTTGCTGTGGACGGCACATCCGGCGTCTGCATACTGCTGTCGCTGCGCGGAGTGCTATTCGGTGTTGTTGTTCCGGAACTATTGGTGCTGTTGGGTGTGGCCGTTCCAGAACTCTTTCCGGTCTGCTTCGGTTGCGGAGCCGTCGTCGAACTGCCCGTACCAGACGCGGTCGATCCAGCGTTGGTGGAGCCCGAAGTACTCGAGCCGGAACTCTGCGCATGCATGGCAACGGGCGCCATCAGCGCCACCGCCATAAGGGGAAGTGCAAGTCTGCCAGAGAAGCTCATCGTGATGCCCTCCTGTCCAGACGGGTAAGAGGCCATCCGGCGCGCAGGAGATGCCGCGTGGCGTTATTCGGCGACTGTGTAAGGCGCAGTCTCTGAGCTGGCCACAATCGGTTTCCCCGTAACGTGTCGCAGAACCGCCAGTGCAATCACCACAAACTCCAGCGTGGTGATGCCAGCAGCGCCAAAGTGCTGCCACAGCACCGGCGAGAAGGCCGACGCGATGGAACCACCGATGAAGTACGCGGTCATGTAGATGGTGTTCAGCCGCGCTCTTGCCTCGGGTCGCAGGGCGAAGTTGCGGGCCTGATTGCCAATCTGCATGCCCTGCATGCCAACATCCATCCAGATGACGGCAAAGCCCAGCGACAGCAGGTAGAGGATCACATGCAGATGTCCCGCAGCCTGCGCACGGACGGCGTAACGCTCCACCAGGTACATGCTCAGGTAGGCCGCAGCCATCAGCGCCACGCCAATGGACAGCACATGCCGCGGCCCCTTGCGGTCCGCCATCCGGCCCCACACGGTAGCCCCCAACGCCCCTGCTGTAGCCACCAACCCAAAGCTCCCGGTCACAGCCGCGCCCAATCCATGCGATTCCATGACGAACGCAAACGTGTTCCAGAAGGCCGAAAATGCGCCAAAGCAAAGCGCGCCCATCCAGCAACTCTCACGGAGCAACGGCTCCTCACGCAGCAGCTCCCATAGCGACCGCATCGCCTGCGGATAGGTCAAGGTGCTCTTCGGTGGCAGCTCCGGCATCATGCGGCCAACCAGCGGTACCAGCGCCGCCGACACCAGCGCAGCCACGGCAAACACCACGCGCCAGCTTGCCACACGGTGTGTCAGGTGCGCCGCGCCCTCAGACAGCCAACCAGCAAAGGTACGACCCAGCAGAACACCACTCAGCAAGCCGGTCATCACCGCGCCAATCGCCTTGCCACGCTCCTCAGGAGCGGCGAGATCCGGCGCAATCGGTAGAACCAGATGCGTCACGCAGGCCATGAAGCCTGATGTGGCGCTCAACAGCAGTAGCAACGGCAATGACGGCGCGCAGGCCTGCAACAGCAGAGCCACCGCAACCAGGCCGAACATGCGCTGGATCATCCCGCGACGCTCGCGGATGTCGCCCAGCGGCGTCACCGTGAGCATGCCAATGGCATACCCCACCTGCGTAGCCACGCCCACCTGCCCCGCCGCCGCAGCATCGGCACCAAACGTAGCGCCCATTTCAGGCAACAGAGGTTGGCAGAGGTAGATAGTTGACACACCCACGCCGCAGCAGAGGCCGAGGAAGCCAAGGTGCGCTTTGGGGTGGGTGGAGGGAGCGTCGTGCTGCATCCCTCCAGTTTACTGGAGTTTTAGAGGTTTCTGGCGATTTGACTACTGCAGGGCCCGGCGAATGCTCTGTCCGGAAGCCTCAAGAGCTGCTTCAGCGGCTGCGCGAGCGATGCCGCGCTTCTGCATCACGATGGCCACGCGCACACTTCCCGCCTGCTGCAGCAACGTCGCCGCCTGCTCCTGAGGAATGCCGGTCGCTGCGGAGATGATGCGTTCTGCGCGATCCACCAGCTTGATGTTGGTGGTCTGCACATTCGTCATCAGGTTGCCGTAGACGTAGCCCAGCTTGATCATCAGGCCGGTAGAGAGCATGTTCAGCACCAGCTTGGTCGCTGTGCCCGCCTTCATACGTGTGGAACCAGTCACCACTTCTGCCCCGGTCGCGGGCGAGATGGCGATGTCCGCCGCCTGCTCAACAGGCGATCCCGGCACGCATGACAGACCAATCGTCAGGCAGCCATGATTACGCGCCGTCTCCATGGCACCCAACACATACGGAGTACGACCACTCGCAGCAATGCCCACCAACACATCCAGCCCTGGAGACTGGTTGAACCCGTTCAGCAGCAGGTCGGCACTACCCTGCTCGCGGCTGTCTTCAGCACCCTCCTGGCTAACGCGCAGTGCAGGCTCACCACCTGCAATGATCCCCACCACCATGTCACGCGGCACACCATACGTCGGAGGACACTCGCTGGCATCCAGCACTCCCAACCGCCCACTGGTGCCGGCCCCCATATAAAAAAGACGGCCGCCTTCGGAAACACGCTTGTAGATCGCGTCGACTGCTTTTGCAATCTGCGGCAACACTTCGTTGACGCGTTGAATCACAGTCGCGTCTTCGTGATTCATGATGGCAAGCATCTCTTCGGTTGAGACGATGTCGATGTTTTCCGACGCGGGATTGCGCGATTCGGTAAGTAGGTTACCTAACTTCATCTCTCTGCCTCTGGATTAACGCGGTTGAGGTGTTCGCTCTTCGCTGGGGCGGTAGCTTTCCTTCTGTTTCTTACCTGTGGGATCAAGCTCTTCATCATCCGCATCAGGCCGCTGGTCGCTGTTCTGGACGGTGCGTTTGGGAGCAGCGAACGGCTGCTTGATTCCCTGTTCGGCCGCTGCACGCACATCCGCCTGCGCTCCAGGCGTATTCATCGCTGCCTTGTATTCGGCAACAGCCTTCGAGCGATCAGGGTTCTGCTGGGTGTCATATAAGCGCCCCAGATAGACGTGTGACCACGCGACCATGCGGGGGTCTTTGCCAGTCGTCGTAATCTTCTGGAAGCGGTCGAACGCTTCCTGCGGTTCGCCACCAAGCAGCTTCAGGCGCGCCATCATGTACTGCGCTTCTGTATCGGAAGGATTGACCGCAAGCTGTTTCTCCGCAATCTCCTCCGCGCCCAACTTGTCACCCTTCTGTAGCTTCAGCTCGGCCTGATCCATCACGGAGAGTGTGCGCTTCGGAGCACGTGCGCGTGTCACACCTGCGCCTGCAACAAGGTTGTTACTGTCCGGCGCGAAGAACGGAATCTTCTTCGCTGCATCCACTTCATGCGGCACATCCATGCCGTAGACCATCTCAGCGATACTGTCCTTCAGCGTGATGCCGTCTTTGTCTTCCTTCATCAACGAGTCATAGAACGAGCCTGTAAGAACCCACCCCGACTCCATATCAAGTACGACTTGCTTACGACGCACGGCTTCGGCTCGACGGTCGTAGTCGATCAATGCCTGGTTGTAATCACCAATATCAACGCGTGCTTTTACCGTTCCCGGCTTGCGAGGCTTATCGAAGCCCACGTCCATCGTGCGTGCTTCGATCGCCTTCACAAGACACTCGGTAGTGAATGCAACGATGTCGTTCTTGTAATTGAAGTCGATGGGCGCATCCTGAATGACCTTCAAGATAGGCAGCAGACGATTGGTGGCCTGCGCACGCGCATAGATAAGCGGATCAACCTGGTAGAGCAGATAGATATGCTTCACCTGTTCCATCTGCAATCCACCCGCATGCGATCCGATAGTTAGACGTGAACCATACGACGACTTGGTAGCCGTGTTCTGGTCGATAGGCGTCGGCGACGTCACGATGAAATAGTCAGAGCCATACACACGGGCATTGACCGCCTGTGGACTGAGCATGGGCTCTAGCAAAACGAGAAACCGACGCCCGTCATAGATGCTGACCGGCTGGTGAAGATAGGAATTCGTCTCCAGCAGAAGACGCGTCATGCTGTCATGCACCTGCGCTGTTGCTGCCTCGTACTCCGCATGATGACGCACGAAGATGAGGTGCAAGTCCGCCTTTTGCGCAAAGTCCTTAAGCAGAGGCAACACGCCGACGACCTGTCCCGCGTCCGGCGAGAGATCGCCTTCGCTTACTGACAATGTGAGATCCGGTGGAGGCGACAGGAACAACGTCAGCGACACGTATTGCGCCAGGTTCTGCGCGCCGCCCTGCGAATGGCTTCCGATGTATTTGCAGAGCGCAATCTGACTCTCGCGAACATCAACCGAACGATCCAGCGCAGCACTCACTTCAGCACGAACCGCCGCCCGTACCGGCAAGGAGCTTTCAAGTCCGTTGTCATAGCCACAGGAGTTCAGCGCAGCCGCCATGGTGAACATGGTTTCGCTGGTTTCCAATGAAACAGCGGAGCCAGCCTGCTCCACACCGCGGCGCGGGATCACTGTGGAAGACGGCTGCTCTTCCACCTGTTCACCGGTGGAAGAGGAAGACGAGGAAGATCGCTGCGCATGCGCGGGCAACAGCACCAGGAGTGCTGCGAGAGAAAGGACGGAACGGGAAAAAAGTCGCACGGATGTTCGACGGACCTCAGCGAAAGGTGTACCAGAGGCTGAGTCTAGGCTGCTGGCGAGGGGTGGTCAAACCTGCGCAGTGGTTAGCCACGCACCACAACGTCGCCAAAGGTGAGCAGAACGCTGCCCCGAACCGGATGGTCAAAGACACGCGCAGGCTGGAAAATGCCGGTGAGCATACGCTGGCGCAACGACTCTAAAGCATGTGAATCCAACGCGCCGGAAAGCACCTGGTAGTCATACACACGACCCGTGGAATCGACCATTGCCTTCACGATAAGCGGCGCTTCATTCACGCTGGCCAAAGGATTCTCTCCCGCAGGAGAATAGAGATAGCGTGGCGCGGAGAAACCGGCCAGAGGTTCGTCGTTCGCTTCCACTGCCTGCTGCGGGGCGCTCAGCATCAGGGCGCCACCCGTAATAGCCACTAGCGCCACAGTTGCAACACCAGCCTGAACGGCCATGGGACGCAGCGTGTTCTCCACGAACAACTCCACCCGCTCCTTCATGCGATGAAGCCAGTTGTGCTGCGCGCGTACTCGCTCCTTAGAAAGTGCAACGCGGATACGCAACGAAAGATCGCGCGGCGGCTGAGCCGGAGCAAGCGTGCGCAACGCGTTATCCGTTAGCGAACGCTCAAAACCAAGTTCCTCCTGCTGTGTTTCGTCTTCATGCAGACGATCCAACAGGTGCTCCAGATCTTTGGACGAAAAACTCATCGTGCCTCCTTGGATGTCGCAGAGGAGGCTTTCGCTGCGGCCTGCGGCATCTTTTTGGGCGCGACTTGTGCAAATTCGGGAAGACGTGCGCCCAGGCTGGTTCGCAGAGCTGCGCGACCACGCATCAGTCTGCTCTTCACCGTCCCGATATGGATATTCAAAATCTCTGCAATCTCGTCGTAGGCCATGCCTTCGATCTCACGCAGAATAACGACCGTACGAAAACTCTCCGGCACTTCGCGCAACGCACCTTCCACCACCGTCCGAAGCTGCGATTGACGCGCGCTTTCAAACGGCGATTCACGATGGTCCGCAAGTGTGTCGCGAAGCGAGAAATTCAGTTCGCCATCTTCTTCGCTGCTATCGCTGTCAATGGTGACTTCCGGCTTCTTGTGCCGCACCCACCAACGACGGCTGTTCGACGCCTCATGCATGGCGATGCGATAGATCCACGTGCGCAGACTGCTGTCGCCATGGAAGCTTCCAATAGAACGGAAGATTTTGATGAACACGTCTTGCGTGACATCCGCAGCATCTGCCGGGTCTGCCAGCGAACGCAACAACAGCGAATATAAGGGGCCGCTGAACTGTGAAATGAGCTGACGGAAGGCGTCCTCAGAACCCGCCTGCAAAGCGGCCACCAGAGCCACTTCTTCCACAGGCAGTTCCGGACGCGCGGCAGTTATGCCACCCGCCTTGGAAAATCCACCGATCGTGCCGGTAACCGGATCCATCACCGCTGCCCCGTTCATCTGTACTGCTCCTTTTAAGGTACGGCTCTAATGCATTTCCTTGCAATGGCCTAATCCCGGGTGGAGAAAAACGGCTCATCCGCCGGCGGATGAAAGAGTGCTCTCGCTCACTCTGCAGGTATAGACACCGGGGGCGGTTGGCTTTGTTCCCACTCGCTACGGTTTTTGCGGAAGATTTTCTCCAGCCGAGGGAATAATTTTCATCAGAAATCACAGCAACCTACCGGACATAGGTCGTGTCTATCCGAACAACCAAGCGACACGGCAGCAAGAACGCCGTGCAGGAGGAAGTTCGATGAACACCAGCTTGAAAGTCGGTCTTGCAGCAGCACTGATTGGTACTGCATTTGCACCATCATTGGCCGGAGCCCAGGTCTATGTCCGCGTAGGACCGCCACGTCCGATCTATGAACGTCGTCCCCCACCGCCGCGCCCCGGCTGGGCCTGGCAGGCTGGCTACCACCGCTGGGACGGTCGTCGCTACGTGTGGGTACCTGGCGCCTATGTTGCTCCGCCACGTCCGGGCGGAGTGTGGATCGCAGGCTCTTGGGTACACGGCCCCCGCGGCTACTACTATCGCAACGGCTACTGGCGCTAAAAGCGAAATGGGCCGGTTGACGATCGCAACCGGCCCATTGGCTTCAACACGAAACTCGAACCCTATGCGGGTTTACGTAATCCACTAAACCGGGTATTCTGAGAGAACAGTGGGCCTGTGGCGCAGCTGGGAGCGCGCTTCCATGGCATGGAAGAGGTCATCGGTTCGATCCCGATCAGGTCCACCAAAATCCCCTGCCCAACGATAGCTTGGCGATACTCCCCTCCATCTAGTGGGATCGTGGTTATGCGGCAAGTTTCACTGACTATCGACCAAGCCCGAGAGTCAGTCGCATCTGCCTCTGATAAGCTAGCTCCCCTGAAATTCAATAAGGTCCTGTTCGTTGCTATTAGCGAATCCGTTTGCGAATGCTGGCAAGCGACCCAGAGTTTAAGGGCCACAAGACTTCACGACGACTAGATCGTGCATGGCGTTAGATGAGATATACCGACGCCCTACTGTGAGGGAGTTATACTCTGAGGCAAGATGCTTTTAAGGAGCATCAGTAACATTAAGCGATATGTGTGGAAATGGGGCAGCAGCACTTGGAACCTTCTGGCCGTCGTGATCGAATTTCTTTCTTCATTCGTCAGCGAAGGTCGTTATTACGACCCCTCCTGTTCACGGCATTAGCTGTATCGGTTTGGCCTCAACTACAGGCTCAGGATTGCAGCAGCTCGTTTTTGGGTTCCGCGACACCGTGTCAAACACAGACAACTCAAGACTCTCAGCAGCCCCTATCCAACCCTCAGCAATCTACTCAAACCTCCCCCCGCACTGTGTCCCGTCCAAGTGACAACACACAGGTGTATATAGATTCGGCCGGAATGAGTACACAGCGGGACACAGCGTCCGATGAGCGCAACCGAGTGCGCTTCCCGCCGGATCCGACCACAGACCTCCAGAAGCTGGCCCGATCCTCAACTGGACAAGCTCTACCGGTGTTTGGTCGAGATTTATTTCAGGAACCGCCGTCAACATTTGCGCCTGCTGACCAGATTCCCGTAGCGGCAGACTACGTCATCGGACCGGGCGATGATGTCTTGGTTCGAATCTCCGGGGCTGAACAAATCAGCAGTAATAGCCAACTTACCGTAGATGCATCCGGAAAAATCTACGTCCCCCGGGTGGGAGCGATCCAAGTAGCGGGGCTCCGGGCTAACGAATTACAGACTCAAATCGCGCGAGAGATTGATCACTATTTCCGTAATTATCAACTCTCTGTAAGTCTCGGACGACTTCGTTCGATACAGATCTATGTGGTGGGCGAGGCACGCCGACCCGGTGCATATACCATTAGCGGCTTGTCAACTGTGTTGAATGCTCTGTTTGCTTCGGGCGGCCCCAACGTGCAGGGGTCCATGCGGCGCATTCAGGTCCGCCGCGGCGATAAGACGATCACGACACTGGATCTATACGATCTCATCCTTTCGGGAGACAAGAGCCACGACATACGCCTTGAAACCGGTGACACGCTTTTCATTCCCGCAGTGGGTCCGCAGGTAGCGTTAGCTGGTAGCGTGAGGCACCCAGCCGTCTACGAACTCAAGGAAGATATTGCCGGACAAGGAGCTAATACGCTTGGCGATCTGCTAACGGTTGCGGGTGGGTTAGGTCCTACTGCCAACCCGGGACAAATCCGTTTGGAACGCATCGATGCGAACTTGCAACGGCATGCCGTGACCGTGGCATTGGACACCACTGGCAAAATGATGCCACTCCATGACGGGGACATTCTCTACGCCAATCACATTGCATCGGGATTTGAGAAAACTGTGACAATCCGTGGCAATCTGGCAAATCCTGGGCGCTTCGCATGGAAGCCGGGGATGAGGCTGAGTGACGTGCTCCCGGATCGCGAAGCGTTGCTTACAGGCGACTACTGGCGCGAACGCAACCGAATGGGGGTGCCCACTCCCCTATTTGAGCCGAATGAATTCAATTCACCTCCATCTCAGGGAGCATCCACCGATTCTGCAATGATGCGGGCTGGCATAGAGCGCTCGCCTAACGGTCAAGCAAATTCCGCCCGGAACGCTCTAACTTCAGTTCTTCCCCCCAGCGCTTTCGGGGAAGATCAGGAACAGGCTACGGTGGCAGCCAGCGGCGTGGTGTCACAATCTGCGACCCAGATGGATCGCAATGCCACAGCTGAGGCAGCCTCCAGCAAGACGAATTTGGGGACTTCTTTATTTGGACAACTTGGTCAGCCAAACCAGCAGCAGCAGCAACTAGATGGCAGTGTCCAACAGCCTCAACAGTTGCAGCAGCAGCAGCTTCTGTTAGGGCAGCAGCAACAACAACAGCAGAAGACACAGCAGCCCGTCACTGCTACGCTCACCACAAACATTATTCGAATACCTGCCCCTGAGATTGATTGGTCGTATGCGGTCGTGGAGAGACTAGATCCTGCGACGCTAAAAACAGTTTTGGTACCTTTCAATCTCGGACGGTTGGTACAAGACCATGATCCAACTCAAAATTTGGAACTGCAACCTGGTGATGTAATTACAATTTTGAACCAGCGGGATATCCTTGTGCCCCAGGCAGAGCAGACCAAATTTGTACGTTTGGAGGGAGAGTTCTCGGGAGCGGGTGTGTACAGCGTACAACCTGGAGAAACGCTAGATCAGTTAGTGAAGCGTGCCGGCGGTTTCACCTCAAGCGCTTATTTGTATGGATCGAGCTTTCAACGGGAAAGCACTCGTGTATTTCAGCAACAACGCCTAGATGAGTACATCACGCGGCTTTCCGCTGACATGGATCGGCAGA contains the following coding sequences:
- a CDS encoding MFS transporter, whose translation is MQHDAPSTHPKAHLGFLGLCCGVGVSTIYLCQPLLPEMGATFGADAAAAGQVGVATQVGYAIGMLTVTPLGDIRERRGMIQRMFGLVAVALLLQACAPSLPLLLLLSATSGFMACVTHLVLPIAPDLAAPEERGKAIGAVMTGLLSGVLLGRTFAGWLSEGAAHLTHRVASWRVVFAVAALVSAALVPLVGRMMPELPPKSTLTYPQAMRSLWELLREEPLLRESCWMGALCFGAFSAFWNTFAFVMESHGLGAAVTGSFGLVATAGALGATVWGRMADRKGPRHVLSIGVALMAAAYLSMYLVERYAVRAQAAGHLHVILYLLSLGFAVIWMDVGMQGMQIGNQARNFALRPEARARLNTIYMTAYFIGGSIASAFSPVLWQHFGAAGITTLEFVVIALAVLRHVTGKPIVASSETAPYTVAE
- the murQ gene encoding N-acetylmuramic acid 6-phosphate etherase: MKLGNLLTESRNPASENIDIVSTEEMLAIMNHEDATVIQRVNEVLPQIAKAVDAIYKRVSEGGRLFYMGAGTSGRLGVLDASECPPTYGVPRDMVVGIIAGGEPALRVSQEGAEDSREQGSADLLLNGFNQSPGLDVLVGIAASGRTPYVLGAMETARNHGCLTIGLSCVPGSPVEQAADIAISPATGAEVVTGSTRMKAGTATKLVLNMLSTGLMIKLGYVYGNLMTNVQTTNIKLVDRAERIISAATGIPQEQAATLLQQAGSVRVAIVMQKRGIARAAAEAALEASGQSIRRALQ
- a CDS encoding tetratricopeptide repeat protein, whose translation is MRLFSRSVLSLAALLVLLPAHAQRSSSSSSSTGEQVEEQPSSTVIPRRGVEQAGSAVSLETSETMFTMAAALNSCGYDNGLESSLPVRAAVRAEVSAALDRSVDVRESQIALCKYIGSHSQGGAQNLAQYVSLTLFLSPPPDLTLSVSEGDLSPDAGQVVGVLPLLKDFAQKADLHLIFVRHHAEYEAATAQVHDSMTRLLLETNSYLHQPVSIYDGRRFLVLLEPMLSPQAVNARVYGSDYFIVTSPTPIDQNTATKSSYGSRLTIGSHAGGLQMEQVKHIYLLYQVDPLIYARAQATNRLLPILKVIQDAPIDFNYKNDIVAFTTECLVKAIEARTMDVGFDKPRKPGTVKARVDIGDYNQALIDYDRRAEAVRRKQVVLDMESGWVLTGSFYDSLMKEDKDGITLKDSIAEMVYGMDVPHEVDAAKKIPFFAPDSNNLVAGAGVTRARAPKRTLSVMDQAELKLQKGDKLGAEEIAEKQLAVNPSDTEAQYMMARLKLLGGEPQEAFDRFQKITTTGKDPRMVAWSHVYLGRLYDTQQNPDRSKAVAEYKAAMNTPGAQADVRAAAEQGIKQPFAAPKRTVQNSDQRPDADDEELDPTGKKQKESYRPSEERTPQPR
- a CDS encoding sigma-70 family RNA polymerase sigma factor, coding for MNGAAVMDPVTGTIGGFSKAGGITAARPELPVEEVALVAALQAGSEDAFRQLISQFSGPLYSLLLRSLADPADAADVTQDVFIKIFRSIGSFHGDSSLRTWIYRIAMHEASNSRRWWVRHKKPEVTIDSDSSEEDGELNFSLRDTLADHRESPFESARQSQLRTVVEGALREVPESFRTVVILREIEGMAYDEIAEILNIHIGTVKSRLMRGRAALRTSLGARLPEFAQVAPKKMPQAAAKASSATSKEAR
- a CDS encoding YXWGXW repeat-containing protein, with protein sequence MNTSLKVGLAAALIGTAFAPSLAGAQVYVRVGPPRPIYERRPPPPRPGWAWQAGYHRWDGRRYVWVPGAYVAPPRPGGVWIAGSWVHGPRGYYYRNGYWR
- a CDS encoding polysaccharide biosynthesis/export family protein — encoded protein: MSTQRDTASDERNRVRFPPDPTTDLQKLARSSTGQALPVFGRDLFQEPPSTFAPADQIPVAADYVIGPGDDVLVRISGAEQISSNSQLTVDASGKIYVPRVGAIQVAGLRANELQTQIAREIDHYFRNYQLSVSLGRLRSIQIYVVGEARRPGAYTISGLSTVLNALFASGGPNVQGSMRRIQVRRGDKTITTLDLYDLILSGDKSHDIRLETGDTLFIPAVGPQVALAGSVRHPAVYELKEDIAGQGANTLGDLLTVAGGLGPTANPGQIRLERIDANLQRHAVTVALDTTGKMMPLHDGDILYANHIASGFEKTVTIRGNLANPGRFAWKPGMRLSDVLPDREALLTGDYWRERNRMGVPTPLFEPNEFNSPPSQGASTDSAMMRAGIERSPNGQANSARNALTSVLPPSAFGEDQEQATVAASGVVSQSATQMDRNATAEAASSKTNLGTSLFGQLGQPNQQQQQLDGSVQQPQQLQQQQLLLGQQQQQQQKTQQPVTATLTTNIIRIPAPEIDWSYAVVERLDPATLKTVLVPFNLGRLVQDHDPTQNLELQPGDVITILNQRDILVPQAEQTKFVRLEGEFSGAGVYSVQPGETLDQLVKRAGGFTSSAYLYGSSFQRESTRVFQQQRLDEYITRLSADMDRQTAVRGASTSTGVSDPNALVLERNLVAQLRELRATGRIVFEFSPDSVGVDALPHIPLENGDVFRVPTRPSTVSVIGAVYGQNVFLYNSQRHLSDYLSLAGRPTRIADKDHAFIVRADGSIYSREKAKGVWSNHFDSSFIYPGDTVVIPEKPISPSVTKRLLDYAQILSSFGLAVAAINVIK